In Labrys monachus, the genomic stretch GACCGAGACGTCGCGGCGCTTGCCGGCGAGATCCCACAGGGCGATGTCGAGAGGACCGTGGCCCATATGGTCGTAGGCGCGGACCTCGCGCCGCAGATCCTGCCAGATCTCCTCCCGCCGGTCGGGATCGCGCCCGATGAGGTGGGGCGCGAGCATCGTGGCCTGGGCGAACGACGACGGTGTTCCCACCCAATGCGTCACATATTCGCCGCGGGCGCCGTCGTCCGTCTCGATGCGGACGGCCCAGCGCTGGGCCGGCATGCGGGAGCCCTTCTTGGCGATGAGGTTGGCGACCCCGGCGGCGCCATGCGAGGGCAGGCCGAGCCCCTCGACCTCGAAGCGGAACTGGCTGATCTCGACGGAGGCGATGCGTGTCATTGCGCGATATCCAAACGAAACATGTCTCGAAGGGACGGCAGATGATCAGGTCTTGCGAAGAAGGTCCAGTGGTCCAGCCAATTTTCTTGGCGGAACGCCGTTGCGCCGGCGGGCTCCGGCATTACACCGGCGGCTGGAAGCTGAGGAACCTGTCCTGCCTGAATTCGAAGATCTTGCCGGTCTCGGTGAGATCGGGGCTCGCAAGACGCAGGATCGATGCCGTGACCGCCTCGGGTGGCGGCAGGGCGCTGGCGTCCTCGCCGGGCATGGCGGCGGCGCGCATATGCGTGCGGATGGGGCCGGGCGAGAACAAATTGGCGCGGACGGGCGTGTTGACGGTCTCGCTCGCATAGGTGGCGACGAGGGCGTTGAGGGCCGCCTTGGTGGTGCCGTAGAGGCCCCAATAGGCGACCGCCTTCCATGCCGAGCCCGAGGTCACGAACACGGCGCGTCCGGCATCCGATTTGCGCAGCAGCGGATCGAAGGACCGGATCAGGCGCCAATTGGCGGTGACGTTCACGGCGAAGACGTTGTCCCAGTCCTTCGGCTCGATATGGCCGAGCGGCGAGATCGAGCCGAGCGCACCGGCATTGCCGATGAGGATGTCGAGCTTGCCGTAGCGCTCGAACAGGGTGTAGCCGAGGCG encodes the following:
- a CDS encoding SDR family NAD(P)-dependent oxidoreductase, with translation MSDSLKGRIALVTGASRGIGRATALALAEAGAHVVALARTVGALEDLDDAIQAKGGTASLVPLDIKDGDGIDRLGYTLFERYGKLDILIGNAGALGSISPLGHIEPKDWDNVFAVNVTANWRLIRSFDPLLRKSDAGRAVFVTSGSAWKAVAYWGLYGTTKAALNALVATYASETVNTPVRANLFSPGPIRTHMRAAAMPGEDASALPPPEAVTASILRLASPDLTETGKIFEFRQDRFLSFQPPV